The following proteins are encoded in a genomic region of Oncorhynchus kisutch isolate 150728-3 linkage group LG18, Okis_V2, whole genome shotgun sequence:
- the LOC109881120 gene encoding neuronal PAS domain-containing protein 1-like translates to MATMPFVSEGKCVSVEWDFLQGLLAKPPTLPCLQNLRKEKSRNAARSRRGKENFEFFELAKMLPLPGAITSQLDKASVIRLTISYLHMRTFASQGDPPWCPLLEGENHCSKVRRSSHSLATDMFEQHLGAHLLQSLDGFVFVVSSEGRFLYISETVSIYLGLSQVELTGSSVFDYIHPADHVEMAERLGIRPHLRAEAGCHVAPESASSSASTSSLAGTPEPAPSSPLSPGNEPPDRGFFIRMKSTLTKRGLHVKSSGYKVIHVTGRIRCRPAMVPGSARSVRRPMGLVALAHTLPPSTLNEVRMESQMFVFRVNMDLQVTYCENRISEYMDLSPAEVVGHTCYHFIHVEDLDNIRQSHEDLLRKGQVVTGYYRWLQRRGGYLWVQSCATVSINHKAPHERNVIWVNYVISRTELPDTPLDLLQLPESLRAERLKASSSPSEHSPQTRGPQPMKSSVCKGDPDSKPREIYNPGVQSGDRRKRPLRSDSEGAPAETRRRLEEFRQRERSVSASSDLGSESGGEEREWEHGGDSASVKREEGPSKRAGETPVRGGGVHNGRAVIQHLKSVVSSPLSGRPNIKTEHEALIAGGRWTHTHTSSHIQPLPSHTHTPCGSLNGDSPLTPIPDSSSSSEAPPNGIFTPPSPSMSPPMSGSSPLPCEERGMLSGGRGGGPDFELLHRLAAGGAAGRVLFHPLALGPQGPQSLYAPSTIRYAPPELPHSHLGAEGLRSDHHKGPPAFFPHLQRLAGLPSFSGFSASDNPFNPFCVNGLRGAAGSEED, encoded by the exons ATGGCGACCATGCCGTTCGTCAGCGAGGGAAAGTGTGTGAGCGTGGAGTGGGACTTCCTACAGGGACTACTGGCCAAACCCCCAACCCTGCCCTG tttGCAGAACCTGCGGAAGGAGAAGTCTCGTAATGCCGCTCGTTCCCGTCGCGGCAAGGAGAACTTTGAGTTCTTTGAGCTGGCCAAGATGCTCCCTCTCCCCGGGGCCATCACCAGCCAGCTGGACAAGGCCTCGGTCATCCGCCTCACCATCAGCTACTTGCACATGCGCACCTTCGCTAGCCAGGGAGACCCGCCCTGGTGCCCCCTGCTGGAAGGAGAGAACCACTGCAGCAAAG TGCGACGCTCCTCCCACTCTCTGGCCACTGACATGTTCGAACAGCACCTGGGAGCACACCTGTTACAG TCCCTGGACGGCTTTGTGTTTGTGGTAAGCTCAGAGGGACGCTTCCTCTACATATCAGAGACTGTTTCCATCTACCTGGGCCTCTCACAG GTGGAGTTGACGGGCAGCAGTGTGTTTGACTACATCCACCCAGCGGACCATGTGGAGATGGCAGAGCGTCTGGGCATCAGGCCCCACCTGAGGGCCGAGGCTGGCTGCCACGTGGCCCCCGAGAGCGCTTCCAGCTCTGCCTCCACATCCTCCCTGGCCGGGACCCCCGAGCCTG CCCCCTCAAGCCCCCTCTCTCCTGGGAATGAACCTCCTGACCGAGGCTTCTTTATCCGTATGAAGTCCACCCTCACCAAGAGAGGCCTCCACGTCAAGTCCTCGGGCTACAAG GTGATCCATGTGACCGGGCGAATCCGCTGTCGCCCTGCCATGGTGCCAGGCTCCGCCCGCTCGGTGCGTCGGCCAATGGGCTTGGTGGCCCTTGCGCACACGCTCCCGCCCTCCACGCTGAACGAGGTGCGCATGGAGAGCCAGATGTTTGTCTTCCGGGTCAACATGGATTTGCAGGTCACCTACTGCGAGAACAG GATCTCAGAGTATATGGACCTGAGCCCGGCAGAGGTGGTGGGACACACCTGCTACCACTTCATCCACGTGGAAGACCTGGATAACATCAGACAGAGCCATGAGGACT tGTTGAGGAAGGGTCAGGTGGTGACCGGGTACTACCGCTGGCTCCAGAGGAGAGGGGGTTATCTGTGGGTCCAGTCCTGTGCCACCGTCTCCATCAACCACAAAGCCCCCCACGAACGCAACGTCATCTGGGTCAACTACGTCATCAG tcgGACAGAGCTCCCAGACACTCCCCTGGATCTGCTGCAGCTCCCAGAGAGTCTGAGGGCGGAGCGTCTGAAAGCCAGCTCCTCCCCTTCAGAACACTCGCCACAAACCCGGG GCCCACAACCAATGAAAAGCTCTGTGTGTAAAGGTGACCCTGACTCGAAACCAAGAGAGATCTATAATCCCGGTGTCCAATCAGGGGACAGGAGGAAACGTCCGCTGCGGTCTGACTCTGAGGGTGCTCCCGCGGAAACGCGGCGTCGCCTGGAAGAGTTCCGCCAGAGAGAGCGGAGTGTGTCAGCCTCCTCAGACCTGGGCAGTGAGagcgggggagaggagagagagtgggagcaTGGGGGAGACAGCGCGAGTGTCAAACGAGAGGAGGGGCCTTCGAAACGAGCTGGGGAGACCCCAGTGAGGGGCGGCGGGGTGCACAACGGCCGTGCAGTAATCCAGCACCTGAAGAGTGTAGTGTCCTCGCCTCTCTCTGGCCGCCCCAACATCAAGACTGAACATGAGGCACTGATCGCAGGGGGtcgctggacacacacacacacctcctcacaCATACAACCcctaccctcacacacacacacaccctgcggCAGCCTGAACGGCGACAGTCCCCTCACCCCTATCCCGGACTCCTCCTCCAGCAGTGAAGCCCCACCCAATGGTATTTTCACACCGCCCTccccctccatgtcccctccGATGTCCGGCTCCTCCCCTCTACCGTGTGAGGAGCGGGGAATGTTGTCTGGAGGCAGGGGGGGCGGGCCGGACTTTGAGCTGTTGCATAGACTGGCAGCGGGGGGTGCTGCAGGACGGGTGTTGTTTCACCCCCTGGCCCTCGGCCCCCAGGGGCCACAGAGCCTGTACGCCCCCAGTACCATCCGCTATGCGCCCCCAGAGCTGCCCCACTCCCACCTCGGTGCTGAGGGGCTGCGCTCCGACCACCACAAGGGCCCCCCAGCCTTCTTCCCCCACCTCCAGAGGCTGGCCGGCCTGCCCTCCTTCAGTGGGTTCTCCGCCTCGGACAATCCCTTCAACCCCTTCTGTGTGAACGGACTGAGGGGGGCCGCGGGGTCCGAGGAGGACTGA